The following proteins are encoded in a genomic region of Corylus avellana chromosome ca4, CavTom2PMs-1.0:
- the LOC132179391 gene encoding auxin-responsive protein SAUR72-like: MDAITKEKGKRGLIIKTWERCKSIGRGPKRSSGSGPVRGLTLKSKSWPSLVEEEKRARKRRVAPEGCFSVYVGPQKQKFVIKTEYANHPLFQMLLEEAESEYGYDNQGPLALPCNVDIFYKVLLEMELDCRDIHHGCGLKRYGSYHLLSPSRMVATNIHYF, translated from the coding sequence ATGGATGCGATCACTaaggaaaaagggaagaggGGGCTGATCATCAAGACATGGGAGCGATGCAAATCCATCGGGCGAGGCCCAAAGAGGAGTTCGGGTTCGGGGCCCGTACGTGGCCTAACTCTGAAGAGCAAGTCGTGGCCGTCGCTGGTGGAAGAGGAAAAGCGTGCTAGAAAACGACGGGTGGCTCCGGAAGGTTGCTTTTCGGTGTATGTGGGGCCTCAAAAGCAAAAGTTTGTGATAAAAACAGAATATGCAAACCATCCTCTATTCCAGATGCTGCTTGAAGAGGCGGAGTCGGAGTATGGTTATGATAACCAAGGCCCGCTTGCTCTTCCATGCAACGTTGATATCTTTTACAAGGTATTGTTGGAGATGGAGCTGGATTGCCGTGATATTCATCACGGCTGCGGCTTGAAGCGTTATGGCTCTTATCACCTTCTTAGCCCCTCTAGAATGGTCGCCACAAATATTCACTACTTTTAA